One Panicum virgatum strain AP13 chromosome 3N, P.virgatum_v5, whole genome shotgun sequence DNA segment encodes these proteins:
- the LOC120667532 gene encoding uncharacterized protein LOC120667532 has protein sequence MNCDWADLVAGLDGEPEHSLVPVEAPGIVDEALPPAVELPAQIVDWNALEITKIYDEYEGRLGIIEDDHVFRLLGLRDEEEKAEKPRKDAGVGGMPAETPADKAYCHLGVDTAGASLPVDDFIPWEKEIVYDADKPCMNIGSVYPSMKEFRLAMRQFDINEEFELAIKKTDRTRYIANCNADDCPWHIVGRTQPDGRTVMVTVLIALHKCMSSSRRKTTTATSAWVASKAVHILRKKAMGTKELQLRLQDDHKCTIHYDTVWKGRQKALVEVYGSWEDSFQQLFNYSIGRKRS, from the exons ATGAActgcgattgggctgatcttgTTGCTGG GCTCGATGGAGAGCCTGAGCATAGTTTAGTGCCAGTAGAAGCACCTGGTATAGTAGATGAAGCTTTACCTCCTGCAGTAGAGTTGCCAGCACAAATTGTTGATTGGAATGCACTTGAAATAACTAAAATATATGATGAGTATGAAGGAAGGTTGGGAATCATCGAGGATGACCATGTGTTTCGACTTTTGGGTTTGAGAGATGAGGAAGAAAAGGCCGAGAAGCCTAGAAAAGATGCAGGAGTAGGTGGTATGCCTGCTGAGACACCTGCTGATAAAGCATATTGCCATCTTGGAGTTGATACTGCTGGGGCATCCCTACCCGTTGATGATTTCATACCATGGGAGAAGGAGATAGTGTATGATGCAGACAAGCCATGCATGAATATTGGGTCTGTATACCCCAGCATGAAAGAGTTCAGATTGGCTATGAGACAATTTGACATCAATGAGGAGTTTGAGCTTGCCATTAAGAAAACTGACCGAACTAGATACATTGCTAATTGTAATGCAGATGATTGCCCTTGGCACATTGTTGGTAGAACGCAACCTGATGGAAGAACTGTTATG GTCACAGTATTGATTGCCCTGCACAAGTGTATGTCCAGTAGTAGGAGGAAGACTACTACAGCAACAAGTGCCTGGGTTGCTTCAAAGGCTGTTCATATCCTTAGAAAGAAGGCAATGGGCACTAAAGAGTTGCAGCTGAGGTTGCAAGATGACCACAAGTGCACAATTCATTATGATACAGTGTGGAAGGGAAGACAAAAGGCTCTTGTAGAAGTGTATGGTAGCTGGGAAGATAGTTTTCAGCAGCTATTCAATTATTCAATTGGAAGGAAGAGGTCATGA
- the LOC120667250 gene encoding mediator of RNA polymerase II transcription subunit 15a-like isoform X2 produces the protein MLAWAQMSLIPPLRLLVPAGYPKCSPVLLDKFPDEQRNSDDLSTKAKSKFGIMLRGRVEPMSLGEIARAWDTCARKVISEYAEQTGGGSFSSRYGCWESCVGAS, from the exons ATGTTGGCTTGGGCACAGATG AGCCTGATTCCGCCGTTGAGGTTGCTTGTCCCTGCTGGCTACCCCAAATGCTCCCCGGTGCTCCTAGACAAGTTTCCGGATGAACAGAG GAACTCGGACGACCTGTCTACAAAGGCCAAGTCAAAGTTCGGCATAATGCTCCGTGGTCGAGTAGAGCCCATGTCACTGGGCGAAATCGCAAGGGCATGGGATACCTGCGCCCGCAAAGTGATCTCCGAGTATGCCGAGCAGACTGGTGGAGGCAGTTTCAGCTCGAGATACGGTTGCTGGGAAAGCTGCGTGGGCGCATCATGA
- the LOC120667250 gene encoding mediator of RNA polymerase II transcription subunit 15a-like isoform X1, whose product MLAWAQMSLIPPLRLLVPAGYPKCSPVLLDKFPDEQSRNSDDLSTKAKSKFGIMLRGRVEPMSLGEIARAWDTCARKVISEYAEQTGGGSFSSRYGCWESCVGAS is encoded by the exons ATGTTGGCTTGGGCACAGATG AGCCTGATTCCGCCGTTGAGGTTGCTTGTCCCTGCTGGCTACCCCAAATGCTCCCCGGTGCTCCTAGACAAGTTTCCGGATGAACAGAG CAGGAACTCGGACGACCTGTCTACAAAGGCCAAGTCAAAGTTCGGCATAATGCTCCGTGGTCGAGTAGAGCCCATGTCACTGGGCGAAATCGCAAGGGCATGGGATACCTGCGCCCGCAAAGTGATCTCCGAGTATGCCGAGCAGACTGGTGGAGGCAGTTTCAGCTCGAGATACGGTTGCTGGGAAAGCTGCGTGGGCGCATCATGA
- the LOC120667251 gene encoding heparan-alpha-glucosaminide N-acetyltransferase-like gives MDTTVVAIAGDGDDSFRRPLLAQTEEIHPYEETPSSQRAPPDAAAAQPEQERKPQRVASLDVFRGFTVAMMILVDDAGGAWPGINHAPWFGVTVADFVMPAFLFIIGVSAALVFKKIPNKTAATKKAMVRAIKLFILGVILQGGYIHGRHKLTYGVDLDQIRWLGVLQRIAIGYFLAAISEIWLVNGNLVDSFVSFVKKYFMEWIMAMMITILYVALVFGLYVPNWQFKVKVSNPTLSTPISLVEMKTIHCGVRGSLGPPCNAVGLVDRVLLGENHLYKNPVYKRTKECSINSPDYGPLPSNAPDWCLAPFDPEGLLSTLMAAVTCSVGLHFGHVLIHCKNHSQRMLFWLLASMVLTIFAFLLLLLGMPFSKPLYTVSYMLLSAGVSGFLLLLLYYIVDVIHIKKPFILFQWMGMNALIVYVLAACELFPTLIQGFYWRSTENNLVDITESLLQAIFHSKRWGTLAFVLLEIVFWCLAAGFLHMKGVYLKL, from the exons ATGGACACTACCgtcgtcgccatcgccggcgacggagACGACTCcttccgccgccccctcctcgccCAGACCGAAGAGATCCACCCCTATGAAGAAACCCCTTCCTCCCAGCGCGCGCCtccggacgccgcggcggcgcagcccgaGCAGGAGCGGAAGCCGCAGCGGGTGGCCTCGCTGGACGTGTTCCGTGGCTTCACCGTCGCT ATGATGATACTCGTAGACGACGCGGGCGGGGCGTGGCCGGGCATCAACCACGCGCCGTGGTTCGGGGTGACGGTGGCGGACTTCGTCATGCCCgccttcctcttcatcatcgGCGTCTCCGCCGCGCTTGTCTTCAAG AAAATCCCAAATAAGACAGCAGCAACTAAGAAGGCTATGGTTAGGGCTATCAAGCTTTTCATCTTGGGTGTGATTTTGCAAG GAGGATACATTCATGGACGGCACAAATTAACATATGGTGTTGATTTGGATCAAATTCGATGGCTAGGTGTGCTTCAG CGGATAGCTATTGGATACTTTCTAGCAGCAATTTCAGAGATTTGGCTTGTCAACGGTAATTTGGTGGATTCATTTGTATCGTTTGTGAAGAAATACTTCATGGAGTG GATCATGGCCATGATGATTACAATACTTTATGTTGCCTTAGTATTTGGCCTTTATGTTCCAAACTGGCAATTCAAAGTTAAAGTTAGCAATCCAACCCTTTCGACCCCAATTAGTTTAGTTGAAATGAAGACG ATCCACTGTGGAGTTAGAGGTAGTCTTGGACCACCTTGCAATGCAGTTGGCTTGGTAGATCGAGTTTTGCTTGGTGAAAATCACCTGTACAAGAATCCAGTCTACAAAAGGACAAAG GAATGCAGTATTAATTCTCCTGAttatggaccgcttccttcgaaTGCACCAGACTGGTGCCTGGCTCCATTTGATCCTGAGGGTTTGTTAAG TACACTGATGGCTGCAGTAACTTGCTCTGTTGGATTGCACTTTGGTCATGTTTTAATTCATTGCAAG AATCATTCACAGCGAATGCTATTCTGGCTGCTAGCTTCGATGGTGTTGACAATCTTTGCATTTTTACTGCTACTATTAG GCATGCCTTTCAGCAAGCCTTTGTATACAGTGAGTTACATGCTACTCAGTGCTGGAGTATCTGGATTCTTGTTGCTGCTGTTATACTACATA GTTGATGTTATTCATATCAAGAAGCCATTTATTCTCTTCCAGTGGATGGGCATGAATGCGCTTATAGTCTATGTTCTGGCTGCCTGTGAGCTGTTCCCTACTCTTATTCAAGGGTTTTATTGGCGGTCAACTGAGAACAACCTG GTGGACATTACAGAGTCTTTGCTCCAGGCCATCTTCCACTCGAAACGATGGGGCACCTTGGCGTTCGTCCTCCTGGAGATAGTCTTTTGGTGCCTGGCCGCTGGTTTCCTCCACATGAAAGGCGTCTACTTAAAGCTGTAG